GTTCAATATTTCACGACACCTGCTCTAGGTGTGTCGTTATTCCATAGTTTTTATGTGGCGATCGCCACTACTTTGGTTTCCGTCGGTCTAGCTTTTGCCTACGCCTATGCCATTGCTCGGACAAAAATGCCAGGTAAGAATTTCTTTCGGATTTTGGGTCTTTTGCCGCTCTATATTCCACCGTTGGCTCATGCGATCGGTTTAGTCTATTTGTTTGGAAATCAAGGATTATTCACCACAGGACTGTTTGGACTCGTTCCAGGATGGAACATTCAGCTTTATGGTGCCAACGGCATCATCATTGGTTTATCTCTTTACTGTTTTCCCCAAGCCTTCGTTATCATGATGACCGCATTACGGTTAACCGATGCTCGGTTGTACGAAGCCGCCGAAGTTTTGGGGAGTTCTCCCATTCGCACCTTCTTTACCGTAACGTTACCTGGCGTTAAGTATGGGCTAATTAATGCCATTTTTGTTTGTTTCATTTTGGCATTCACTGATTTTGGTGTACCCCAGGTTGTCGGTGGTAGCTATAACGTTCTTGCTACAGATATTTATAAGCAGGTGGTGGGTCAGCAGAATTTTTCCATGGGAGCAACCATTAGCGTATTTTTGTTGATTCCAGCACTGCTAGCATTTGTTGTCGATCGCTTGATTAATCGTCGTCAAACGTCTCAAGTAAGCGCCAAATCTGTCCCGTTTCAGGCTAAGCCGAGTCCTATACTAGATCGAGCAATGCTGATTTTTTGTAGCTTGGTAGTGCTGTTTGCTCTGCTGGTTTTTGTCACTATCATCTTTGCGTCATTGGTTCAGTCCTGGCCTTATAACCTGACCCTGGGCTTAAAAAATTACGACTTTAGCACGGTCGGCGGCGGTGGCTATAATGCGTTTTGGAACAGTATCCGGATGTCGCTTTACACGGCAATATTTGGGACAATTATTGTGTTTATCGGTGCTTATTTAATAGAAAAAAGTAAAGAGTTTCAATGGCTGCGATCGCTCAACTATTTTCTATCGACGCTGCCTCTGGCTTTGCCAGGTCTGGTGCTGGGCTTCTCCTATGTGTTCTTCTTCAACAAGCCACTTTGGTCAATTCCGTTTACCAACTATGCTTTGGTTAATCCGTTTAATTGGCTGTATGGAACTATGACGCTTCTGGTGATTGCGACCACCATTCACTTCTATGCGGTCAGTTTTTTAACTGCAAGTACCGCTTTAAAGCAAATTGACCCAGAGTTTGAATCTGTCTCTGCGTCAATGCGAGTGCCATTTTACAAAACCTTTTGGCGGGTGACTATACCCCTTTCTCTAGCCGCCATTCTAGAAATTGGCATTTACTTCTTCGTCAATGCCATGATCACGGTTTCAGAAGTAATTTTCATCTACCCACCCACTTTGCCCTTGGCATCTGTGGCAATCATCAACATGGATGATGCTGGAGATACGGCGGCGGCGGCGGCGATGTCTACTCTGTTAGTTTGCACCAGTCTAGGCGTTCGGTTGCTCTATTGGTTACTCACACGCGGACTGCAAAAGCGCACTCAAGCCTGGTTAGTTCGGTAGTTTTTTAATCATTTGGAGGTGCAGAATGGCTCAGGTACAACTCGTTGTTTTTGATATGGCGGGAACAACCGTTAAAGATGAAAATGAAGTTCAAGCTTGTTTTTTTACAGCCGCTGAATCGACAGGATTGCAGGCAGAGCGCGATCGCATCACTGCTATGATGGGTTGGGCAAAAAAGCGAGTATTCCAAACCCTTTGGCAAGAACAAATTGGCGTAGAGCATCCAGATTACGCCGCCAGCGTTGAGGGTTCTTATGCCAAGTTCAAAGAGGTTTTAGAACACCATTATCAAACGCAACCCGTTCAACCCACAGAAGGTTGCTTGGACTTATTCACTTGGCTCAATTCTCAGAACATCAAAATTGCCCTAAACACAGGCTTTTATCGAGAAGTCACTGACATTATTCTGAATCGTCTGGGCTGGGATCTCGGACTCAACGAGAACTATGTGGGTTCGGACTCAATCATTCAAGCTTCCATCACTCCTTCAGAAATTTATAATAGCGAAGGTCGTCCTGCACCTTACATGATTCAAAAAGCCATGTACTTGCTGGGAATAAAAGATCCAAAAACGGTGATCGCGATCGGGGATACACCGTCAGATTTAGAAGCTGGCATCCATGCAAACTGCTTGCTTGCGTTGGGCGTTACTAACGGCACTCACACCAAAGCGCAGTTAGAGTCATACCCCAATCATGGATTACTCGGCTCTTTATCAGAACTGAAAGAAAAAATTATTTCTTTGTAACCTCTTTCTTTGTAACCTCTATTCTTTGACTCAGATGAATCAGGCAGACGTTTTAATTGTGGGTGCGGGCATCGTGGGTTTAGCACACGCTTTAGCCGCTGCCAAACGAGGACTTAAAGTCGTGGTGTTTGAGCGAAGTCCTTATGCTGTAGGTGCTTCAATTCGTAATTTTGGCATGATCTGGCCGATCGGACAGCCTCAAGGAGAATTAAGCGATCGCGCCCTCAAAGCCAGAGAAATCTGGATCGAAGTTGCTTCTAAAGCAGACATTCATTTAGAGCAATGCGGCTCTTTACACCTCGCTTATCGGCAAGACGAGATGGCGGTCTTGGAGGAGTTCATCCAGACAAACAGCAGCGATTTAACCCGGCTTATTACTTCTACTGAAGTGGCTGAAAAAAGTCCGGCAGCCATTACCGAGGGACTGCTAGGCGCACTCTGGAGCGCGACCGAAATGACGGTTGATCCGCGAGAGGCGATTCGGAAGCTACCCGGATATCTGTCAGAAGTTTACGGGGTCGAGTTTAACTTTGGCACCGTCGTCACTGAAATTGCTAATTCCCAGGTGCTTGCAGGCAATCAACAATGGACAGGCACCCACATTTTTGTCTGTAGTGGTGCAGATTTTGAAACACTCTACCCCGCTCTGTATACTGCCAGCGGTTTGACCAAAGTGAAGCTGCAAATGATGCGGACTGTTGCCCAGCCCGATCGCTGGCGGTTGAAACCTTCCCTGTGTGGCGGCTTAACTCTCACCCACTATCTAGCTTTCGCAGATTGTCCCTCCCTAGCGGCTCTGAAAGAACGAATTGCCACTGAAACGCCTCACTTTCCCCAGTGGGGCATTCATGTGATGATGTCTCAAAACGGCTCTGGAGAACTCATTCTAGGGGACTCTCATGAATATGGCTTGAACCCCGACCCGTTCGATCGCGCAGAAATTAACCAGTACGTGTTGGATTATCTGAAAGGCTTTGCGAAAGTTCCCTCATTTGAAATTGCTGAAACCTGGCACGGAGTTTATGCCAAACTTCCGGGACAAGTGGATCTGATTGCTCATCCAGAAGAAAATGTGACAATTGTTAATGCGCTGGGGGGTGCCGGGATGACCTTATCCTTCGGCTTAGCAGAGCAGGTTATGGGAGCTTTAGTATAAGGAAGCGTGCTCTTCGAGATACCCGCAAGGGGTCGCCCAGTCGCCGCTTGCTGAACGCAGAAACTGAAAGTTACTTCTCATCGGGCTTTGCTCCTGTCCCGCGGACTTGAGTAAACCGATTCAACAGGTCATACCAAAACGCAGCCCCCATCGACAACGCCAGACCTGTTACAAACCAGCCGAGGACTCGCTGCGGAATTGGCAATAGCCAGCCTTTCTTTTCATCTTGTACCTGCTCATCCACGACAATTTTGTTCCAGCCTACAGGCAAAGGTAGTTCGTCCAACACATCATCTACAGCCGTTTTGACTGATTTCAAATCTGTTTGAATCGGGCTGTTGGTTGGCGTAGTGCTGTTGGGCGATCGCGTGGTTGAGGTGCTCACGACAGCCTGGTCAGCGGCTTGGCTAATGGTGGAGCGCAGCAGAGTGTCTTTAGAGAGGCGGCTGACCATATAAAAAGTGTCAGAGTTGGTGGCGATCGCAAAGAAAAAACCAATCAAAATCGCAATGCCCTTGGCGTTCCGCCGATAAACTCCAGACGCTCGATCCATCGAAGTGTCGAACCAATCTGACACTTCCTGCTCTAACTGATTTACCCCTTCTTGCAAGTTTTTGCTCTTAATCTGCGACTGCTGGGCTAAGCTTAATAGGCTCATTTGAAGTTGTTTGGGTAACTCAGATTGACTGAGTAACTCAGGATTTTTGGCTTTTAGATCAGTCAAAATATCGGAGAAGCCAGGATTCTGGGCTGCGTTACCTTGATTAAAAATTAGCTGTAAAACTTCAGTAACAGTTGGTTCTAAGAGACGTTCGGCGATCGCTTGTTTAAGATATGCCAACTGACTGCGAATCATTGGAGTGGCGCGATCGCTTTGAGATTCCAAATCAATGCCATCAAGAAACAGCGCCATTTGCGCCGAAAGTTGCTCAAGGCAACTCGACAAAATAGAACGACCATTGACCAGATCAGCGATCGTTTGATCTAAGCTCTGTTGCAGATTTTGGTACTGCTGTTTTAGGACTAAACCTTCGCCGTCTAAGCTGCGATCGGACTGAGGATAGAAGGTATTTAGAAATGCGCAAATTTGAGCTAACTTTTGAGTACTAAATTTACGGGCAGTGAGTTCACTTACTTTTTGGCTCAATTCTTTGATCCGAACTTGTTGTAAAAGCGCGGCTGAGAATGTTTTTGCAGGAATATAAGAAGGACCGCTTTTTTGATTGCGAAATACGCTTCTAGTTTTTGTGACGAAATAGTAGAGAGCCGCGATGGATTGAACTCCCTTGCGAAAGGAAACGGCTAACCGCCCCTTTGCTTCTTGGTTCAGTGCCTTAATGAGGGGACTGTTATAAAATTTATCGGTAAATTTCTGATAGAGCGGATCATCTACGCTGTCACCTGTGAATAAATTTTCAATCGATCGCTTCAAATGCTCAGCGCGCCACTGCAACAGAATTGTAATCAATTCCTGAATTTCAGAAGTTAATAGGCTGAGAATTAAGTAGATAAAAATTAAGCCAATGGCAATATCAATCACGACAGGTAGATTCATCTCTAACGTGCCTCCAGTGGCATAAGAGAAAGGCTTGAGCAGCGCTCCGCCACAATTCTACCCGCAGCAGACCTGCCCGCAAGTTACATTCCAAGCTTGAGGGCAGCACTCAGACTTCATCTGGGTTGACTCCCATTGCTCGTAGCTGTGCAGCAAGTCGCTCTGCCCGTTGACTTTCGGCATCTGCCCGTTGACCTTCAGCATCTGCCCGTTGACTTTCGGCATCTGCCCGCTCAGATCCAGTGGCGATAACTTGTCCCTGTTGATCACACCAGCGGAGCCAGATTCCAGATTGCGCTTCAAATGTTCCTTCCCAAAGTTTTAGTCCCAATCCAACGGACTCCAACCAGAAGGGTTCAGGAAGCTCGACGTATTTCTTTCCCGTTAACTCCCATACCTTCAAAAGCGACCCGTTCAGTTCGTCTTTGCCCTGTAGCTGCTGCAAAGGATCAAACACCGCATAGTAAGCCATGCCAATGCGAGCATAGTCTGACTTTTTCGAGGTCAACTCATTGCCTTTACGGTTCGAGACAATCTCAATGGCAACCTCTGGCAGCTTACCAAACTCCCATGCTAAGTAAGAGCGATTTTGCCTTTGACTCCAGTCGCTAGGCATCTTGACATTTAAGCTTAGAAAAGCATCTGGAACGATCGGCTCAAGCTTTAGTCCGTAGAACAAGCCGACATTTGCCGCCGCGACGAAAGAGGCTCCCGGTAACCAAGAACTATAGAGTGGTTCTACTAAAAGCCGCTGCTGCTTTTCCGACTGAAAATTGTCCACAGGAATATCGTCTTCAATGACCAGATGGCTGATGTCAAGCTCATTAACAATTTCTTCAGGATATAAAAAAAGTTGTTGAGTCATGGGCAGTAACCAGAATCCTATAGCTCATTATCCTCTGATTTGCACGAACTTGATTGCCAACTTTTTTTATTCTTAGATAGCAAGCTTATTCTCAGTAGCAAAGGTGTTATTCTTCAGACCTTAAATTGGGCAGAGAATCTGAAGCTAAATCAGGCGTTGAGTCTTTGGGTTCGGCATCACCAAAAAACAGCAGACGAATTGCCATAACAGCAAAGCCTACTGCCGCGATCGCCTTGACCCAGCGCGTTGGAAACACCTGAGAGAGGCTGTCACCCAAAAAAACACCCAAAAAACTTGCCAGCACCAGCGCTGCGGTCGAACCCAAAAAAACAGCCCGCAGCGAATTAGAACGACCACTAATGGCGATCGCGGCTAACTGGCTTTTGTCTCCTAGCTCCGAAATAAAAACCGTAACAAAGCTCAAACCCAGCAAATTCCAATCCATCTTTTTGCTCCTGCAATAGCCCTACTCCCGCGATAGCTCTAGGCTTGTAACAGTCTTCTAGCCTCGTATCACATCCCAAACCAACAAGACTGCCAGCACTAGCAGCAAGACCCCTGCCGCTACCTCCAGTGTCCGAGGCGGCACTCGCTGAGCTAACCAACGACCCAGCAACACCCCAACCAGACTGGTTGCCACCAGCGCCGATCCAGCCCCAGCAAATACAATCCAGGGGGCGTGGGATTGGGCACTCAGCAGCAGTGTTGTAACCTGAGTTTTATCGCCTAATTCGGCTAAAAAGATGGTGAAAAAAGTGGAGGCAAATATCCTGAGCTCTTCGCCCCAGGGAGATTGCGTCGATTGAGAAATATTCGTTGCTGGGTCTGGGGCAGGGTGTGGTGAGTTCTCTGCACCAGTGGAGATTGAAGAAATGTTCACAGGTTAGAGAAGAATAGTTTTCATATTCCTTTCATTTTATGTTGTATTTGACAAAGTGAAGCAAGTTCATAGACCAATTTCACGATCGAAGCGGATCATTTCTAGGCTGCGATCGCCATACACATCTTCAATTTGCTCATGGCAGCAATCAATCGCAAAGTCACTCAGTTCTTCAGGTTGAATGCCAAACATCTCATGAAACGTTTCGGGTTCGACTCGGCAAAACTGAGGGCGATCGGCATAAATTTTACAGGCGCGATCGGTATGGTCAAAATTTATGCACCAGCCATCGTCTCCAACCAAGTCTAAATATTGCTCAAGTTGAGCCGTCGTCAGATACACATCTAAGTCAGGGCGCTCGGATGGCTCTAGATAGCAGCAAGCCCCACATTGTTTAACACAGCACCAAGTTGACATAGGAAAAGCGAGGAAGGAGTTTCTTTAAAAGTGTAAGAGATCAAAGTGTAAGAGAGTGGGGCACTTAACGGTTAAAATGTGGGGTTAGAGGCTCGCGTCTATATCTATCAAAATTAATCAAATGATTTCTGGGAGGAACAATGGATTTTCTAACAAACTTTTTGGGTGGAATCAATTTTGAGGCGATTGTACAGTTGACTTGCTTGGCGCTGATTGTCCTTGCTGGTCCAGCCGTCATTTTTGTGCTGGCACTTCGGGGGGGCGACCTGTAGAGTTAGCGATCGCATTTTAACTCAAGTTTTAGGGAGAGGGACGCTCGGTCTTCACTGCCTCCGGTCTCACATTTCATCGGCTTGAAACTGTTGTGAGCATTTGTTAAAAGGGAGCAACTTTGAAAAAACGGACTGAATTTCGTTCAGCCTAGTTTCTCCCTTTTTTCAGCATGTAAAAATTCAAGATTGCTAAATAATAAGGTTTTGTCTGCGCAAGCTACCCAAGTCAAAAACTTTACAAAGTTGTATCGATCGCAACATGAATTTTTTGATAGTTGCTAGAAGAAATTACTGAGCGCCTTTTGTATGCCGATAATGTTAGTATTTCGGTGTTTGTAGCGTCAGAGGACATTCTGTGACCCGCTCTGCAACTCTTCCTGTTTTGTCTTCTTTTCCACCAGTTACGGACAATAGCCGCCTTCGGCTATTCTCGGGTTCTGCTAATATTCCGCTGTCTCAAGAAGTTGCCCGCTACTTGGGAATGGACTTGGGCCCTATGGTGCGCAAGCGGTTTGCCGATGGCGAAATTTATGTTCAAATTCAGGAATCTATTCGGGGGTGTGATGTTTATCTCATCCAGCCAACCTGCTGCCCAGTTAACGATCACCTGATGGAACTGCTGATTATGATAGATGCCTGTCGACGAGCCTCGGCGCGGCAAATTACAGCAGTTCTGCCTTACTACGGCTATGCCAGAGCCGATCGCAAAACTGCGGGACGAGAGTCGATTACAGCCAAGCTGGTGGCGAACTTAATTACCCAAGCAGGAGCAAATCGTCTGCTAGCAATGGATTTACACTCTGCCCAGATCCAGGGCTATTTCGACATCCCTTTTGATCATGTCTACGGGTCGCCCGTCATGCTGGACTACCTGATCAG
The DNA window shown above is from Timaviella obliquedivisa GSE-PSE-MK23-08B and carries:
- a CDS encoding ribose-phosphate pyrophosphokinase, which translates into the protein MTRSATLPVLSSFPPVTDNSRLRLFSGSANIPLSQEVARYLGMDLGPMVRKRFADGEIYVQIQESIRGCDVYLIQPTCCPVNDHLMELLIMIDACRRASARQITAVLPYYGYARADRKTAGRESITAKLVANLITQAGANRLLAMDLHSAQIQGYFDIPFDHVYGSPVMLDYLISKQLEDIVVVSPDVGGVARARAFAKKLNDAPLAIIDKRRQVHNVAEVMNVIGDVAGKTAILVDDMIDTAGTISEGARILRQQGARQVYACATHAVFSGQAVERLSSGLFEEVIVTNTIPLAEELHFEQLKMLSVANLLGETIWRIHEDTSVSIMFR
- a CDS encoding YkgJ family cysteine cluster protein; its protein translation is MSTWCCVKQCGACCYLEPSERPDLDVYLTTAQLEQYLDLVGDDGWCINFDHTDRACKIYADRPQFCRVEPETFHEMFGIQPEELSDFAIDCCHEQIEDVYGDRSLEMIRFDREIGL
- a CDS encoding TIGR03364 family FAD-dependent oxidoreductase translates to MNQADVLIVGAGIVGLAHALAAAKRGLKVVVFERSPYAVGASIRNFGMIWPIGQPQGELSDRALKAREIWIEVASKADIHLEQCGSLHLAYRQDEMAVLEEFIQTNSSDLTRLITSTEVAEKSPAAITEGLLGALWSATEMTVDPREAIRKLPGYLSEVYGVEFNFGTVVTEIANSQVLAGNQQWTGTHIFVCSGADFETLYPALYTASGLTKVKLQMMRTVAQPDRWRLKPSLCGGLTLTHYLAFADCPSLAALKERIATETPHFPQWGIHVMMSQNGSGELILGDSHEYGLNPDPFDRAEINQYVLDYLKGFAKVPSFEIAETWHGVYAKLPGQVDLIAHPEENVTIVNALGGAGMTLSFGLAEQVMGALV
- a CDS encoding Uma2 family endonuclease; protein product: MTQQLFLYPEEIVNELDISHLVIEDDIPVDNFQSEKQQRLLVEPLYSSWLPGASFVAAANVGLFYGLKLEPIVPDAFLSLNVKMPSDWSQRQNRSYLAWEFGKLPEVAIEIVSNRKGNELTSKKSDYARIGMAYYAVFDPLQQLQGKDELNGSLLKVWELTGKKYVELPEPFWLESVGLGLKLWEGTFEAQSGIWLRWCDQQGQVIATGSERADAESQRADAEGQRADAESQRAERLAAQLRAMGVNPDEV
- a CDS encoding photosystem II reaction center protein Ycf12 codes for the protein MDFLTNFLGGINFEAIVQLTCLALIVLAGPAVIFVLALRGGDL
- a CDS encoding TMEM165/GDT1 family protein yields the protein MSTGAENSPHPAPDPATNISQSTQSPWGEELRIFASTFFTIFLAELGDKTQVTTLLLSAQSHAPWIVFAGAGSALVATSLVGVLLGRWLAQRVPPRTLEVAAGVLLLVLAVLLVWDVIRG
- a CDS encoding HAD hydrolase-like protein; the protein is MAQVQLVVFDMAGTTVKDENEVQACFFTAAESTGLQAERDRITAMMGWAKKRVFQTLWQEQIGVEHPDYAASVEGSYAKFKEVLEHHYQTQPVQPTEGCLDLFTWLNSQNIKIALNTGFYREVTDIILNRLGWDLGLNENYVGSDSIIQASITPSEIYNSEGRPAPYMIQKAMYLLGIKDPKTVIAIGDTPSDLEAGIHANCLLALGVTNGTHTKAQLESYPNHGLLGSLSELKEKIISL
- a CDS encoding putative 2-aminoethylphosphonate ABC transporter permease subunit produces the protein MTASTDQKGAIQLALGKVFPKRQHIVTTEDWIMRVLLVLATFWLLLGVVLPLYPTITRSFQDTDGNWIGLANYVQYFTTPALGVSLFHSFYVAIATTLVSVGLAFAYAYAIARTKMPGKNFFRILGLLPLYIPPLAHAIGLVYLFGNQGLFTTGLFGLVPGWNIQLYGANGIIIGLSLYCFPQAFVIMMTALRLTDARLYEAAEVLGSSPIRTFFTVTLPGVKYGLINAIFVCFILAFTDFGVPQVVGGSYNVLATDIYKQVVGQQNFSMGATISVFLLIPALLAFVVDRLINRRQTSQVSAKSVPFQAKPSPILDRAMLIFCSLVVLFALLVFVTIIFASLVQSWPYNLTLGLKNYDFSTVGGGGYNAFWNSIRMSLYTAIFGTIIVFIGAYLIEKSKEFQWLRSLNYFLSTLPLALPGLVLGFSYVFFFNKPLWSIPFTNYALVNPFNWLYGTMTLLVIATTIHFYAVSFLTASTALKQIDPEFESVSASMRVPFYKTFWRVTIPLSLAAILEIGIYFFVNAMITVSEVIFIYPPTLPLASVAIINMDDAGDTAAAAAMSTLLVCTSLGVRLLYWLLTRGLQKRTQAWLVR
- a CDS encoding TMEM165/GDT1 family protein — protein: MDWNLLGLSFVTVFISELGDKSQLAAIAISGRSNSLRAVFLGSTAALVLASFLGVFLGDSLSQVFPTRWVKAIAAVGFAVMAIRLLFFGDAEPKDSTPDLASDSLPNLRSEE